The sequence below is a genomic window from Longimicrobiales bacterium.
GCGAGGTTGACCGGATCGCGCTCAGGGAGCGCTGGCCGGCATCGCCTCCATCTCCGCGTAGACCGGATTCGACAGGTAGCGCTCGCCGAAGTCCGGGATCACCGCGACCACCAGTTTGCCGGCCATCTCCGGGCGACGCGCCACCTCCAGCGCCGCCCAGGTGATCGAGCCGGACGAGATGCCGGCGAGGATCCCCTCATCGCGGGCGAGCCGGCGCGTCGTCGCGAACGCGTCCTCGTTGGTCACCGCGATGACCTCGTCGTAGATGCTCGTGTCCAGCACGCCCGGCACGAAGCCGGTCCCGATTCCCTGCTGCTTGTGCGGCGAGGGCTCGCCGCCCGAGAGCACGGGGCTTTCCGCGGGCTCGACCGCGACCACGTGGATGTCCGGCTTTTTCTCGCGCAGGAAGCGCGCACTGCCGGTGAGAGTGCCGCCCGTGCCGACGCCGGCGACGAACACGTCGACGCGCCCCTGCGTGTCCTCCCAGATCTCCGGCCCCGTCGTGCGGTAGTGGATCTCCGGGTTGGCCGGGTTGTCGAACTGCCGCGGGATCCATGCGCCGCCGTTCATGCCGTTCGCGATCTCCTCCGCCTTCTCGATCGCCGCCTTGATCCCCTTCGCACCTTCGGTCAGCACCAGCTCCGTGCCCAGCGCCCGCAGCATTGCGCGCCGCTCCAGCGTCATCGTGTCCGGCATCACGAAGATGCAGCGGAAGCCGTGCACGGCGGCCGTGAAGGCAAGGCCGATCCCGGTGTTGCCGCTCGTCGGCTCGACGATCGTCATGCCCGGCTTGAGCACGCCGCGCTTCATCGCGTCCTCGATCATGGCCACGCCGATGCGGTCCTTCACCGATGCATAGGGATTGAAGCCCTCGTGCTTGATCACGACCTCGGCGGCGAGCCCCTCGGTCAGGCGACGGAGGCGGATCAGCGGCGTGTCGCCGAATGTCTGCGTGA
It includes:
- the cysK gene encoding cysteine synthase A — its product is MARGRIYDDITQTFGDTPLIRLRRLTEGLAAEVVIKHEGFNPYASVKDRIGVAMIEDAMKRGVLKPGMTIVEPTSGNTGIGLAFTAAVHGFRCIFVMPDTMTLERRAMLRALGTELVLTEGAKGIKAAIEKAEEIANGMNGGAWIPRQFDNPANPEIHYRTTGPEIWEDTQGRVDVFVAGVGTGGTLTGSARFLREKKPDIHVVAVEPAESPVLSGGEPSPHKQQGIGTGFVPGVLDTSIYDEVIAVTNEDAFATTRRLARDEGILAGISSGSITWAALEVARRPEMAGKLVVAVIPDFGERYLSNPVYAEMEAMPASAP